Proteins encoded within one genomic window of bacterium:
- a CDS encoding AEC family transporter: protein MWSTALLFALMIAAGYAFRRLRLVGPDATRDINQLVINFCLPFLIFLSLHRAVLSWSYAVMPAIAWFSILLGIGIGWGLARLGGLSRSQAGALMLLMSLGNTAFIGYPVLSAVYGLEHLTLGIFYDQLGMWIALNTVGIAIASSAGGTAVRPRDLMRKLLSFPPLYAVILGFALHGLAIPGWLDGAMQRIADMTTPLIMFSLGLALRASNWRQDSRLVGTVVLVRLVLIPLVVWGLVKVLGLPPTFQQTAVLQAAMPTMLSCLTLAVLYELDVVLVVNGLMATIFCSLVTLPIWYRLLAL, encoded by the coding sequence ATGTGGAGTACCGCCCTGCTCTTCGCCCTGATGATCGCAGCCGGCTATGCGTTTCGCCGCCTGCGCCTCGTGGGCCCCGACGCGACCCGCGACATCAATCAGCTGGTCATCAACTTCTGCCTGCCCTTCCTGATCTTCCTCTCGCTGCACCGCGCCGTCCTGTCGTGGTCGTACGCGGTGATGCCTGCGATCGCCTGGTTTTCGATCCTGCTCGGCATCGGGATCGGCTGGGGGCTCGCCCGCTTGGGCGGCCTGTCCAGGTCCCAGGCAGGGGCCCTGATGCTCCTGATGTCGCTGGGCAACACGGCCTTCATCGGCTACCCAGTCCTCTCGGCGGTGTACGGTCTGGAGCACCTGACGCTCGGTATCTTCTACGACCAGCTCGGCATGTGGATCGCCCTCAACACGGTGGGGATCGCGATCGCAAGCAGCGCCGGCGGCACCGCGGTCCGGCCGCGGGACCTGATGCGCAAGCTGCTCTCCTTCCCGCCGCTCTACGCGGTCATCCTGGGCTTTGCGCTGCACGGCCTCGCGATCCCCGGTTGGCTGGACGGAGCCATGCAGCGGATCGCCGACATGACGACCCCCCTCATCATGTTCTCGCTGGGGCTGGCCCTCAGGGCGAGCAACTGGCGCCAGGATTCGCGTCTGGTGGGGACGGTGGTGCTGGTGCGGCTCGTGCTCATCCCGCTCGTGGTCTGGGGGCTGGTCAAGGTCCTGGGCTTGCCGCCGACCTTCCAGCAGACGGCGGTGCTCCAGGCGGCCATGCCGACCATGCTGTCGTGCCTGACGCTGGCGGTGCTCTACGAGCTGGACGTGGTGCTCGTCGTGAACGGGCTGATGGCGACCATCTTCTGTAGCCTCGTGACGCTGCCCATCTGGTATCGCTTGCTGGCGCTTTGA
- a CDS encoding exonuclease SbcCD subunit D, with product MSRTLKFLHVADIHLGATPYHHEERSKDFFRALHHVVVRYGVEEGVDFVVVAGDLFDKRNIEPRVLTQATVVFKELKEAGIPVFAIEGNHDRSGHSSQVTWLRYLSDWGWFRLLEPAHQEDGSIVLHPWSDEEHHGGYLDFKGVRIVGSKWYGATTASVIKPLADAIAALPGDPYTLLMFHTGLDGYLDHYSGGVTHHQLKPFKEAGVNYLALGHIHKRYDEGGWIYNPGSLEAANVGEYREERGAYLVEIDPEARTHVATHITDYPSRPFHRLRLDVSPFVSPEETMEAIEAHLIREWPRCKPQWPTDETVSKPVVELTLHGTLGFKRHELDLDAVASLIVKHCDPLLPRVKYDAIPAEYAVAPGAAIGMDRKELERQVVQDLVSRDARYQPKAEAYGQVVLSLKQQAIAGAPPAEIAAYLTQTLSELS from the coding sequence TTGAGCCGCACGCTCAAGTTCCTGCACGTCGCCGACATCCACCTTGGCGCTACCCCGTACCACCACGAGGAGCGCAGCAAGGACTTCTTCCGTGCGCTGCACCACGTCGTCGTTCGCTACGGGGTGGAGGAGGGCGTGGACTTCGTGGTGGTCGCAGGCGACCTCTTCGACAAGCGCAACATCGAGCCGCGGGTCCTGACCCAGGCGACCGTCGTCTTCAAGGAGCTCAAGGAGGCGGGGATCCCCGTCTTCGCCATCGAGGGCAACCACGACCGTTCGGGGCATTCAAGCCAGGTCACCTGGCTGCGCTACCTCTCGGACTGGGGCTGGTTCCGCTTGCTGGAGCCCGCGCACCAGGAGGACGGCAGCATCGTGCTGCACCCCTGGAGCGACGAGGAGCATCACGGCGGCTACCTGGACTTCAAGGGCGTGCGGATCGTGGGCTCCAAGTGGTACGGTGCCACCACAGCCTCGGTGATCAAGCCTCTGGCCGATGCCATCGCGGCCTTGCCCGGCGACCCTTACACCCTCCTGATGTTCCACACGGGCCTGGACGGCTACCTGGACCACTACTCGGGGGGCGTCACCCACCACCAGCTCAAGCCCTTCAAGGAAGCGGGCGTCAACTACCTGGCGCTCGGCCACATCCACAAGCGCTACGACGAGGGGGGCTGGATCTACAACCCCGGCAGCCTCGAAGCCGCCAACGTGGGCGAGTACCGCGAGGAGCGCGGCGCCTACCTGGTCGAGATCGATCCCGAGGCGCGCACCCACGTCGCCACCCACATCACCGACTATCCCTCGCGCCCCTTCCACCGCCTCAGGCTGGACGTGAGCCCCTTCGTCTCGCCCGAGGAGACGATGGAGGCGATCGAGGCGCACCTGATCCGCGAGTGGCCGCGCTGCAAGCCCCAGTGGCCCACCGACGAGACGGTATCGAAGCCCGTGGTGGAGCTGACCCTGCACGGGACCCTGGGCTTCAAGCGTCACGAGCTGGACCTGGACGCGGTCGCTTCCCTCATCGTCAAGCACTGCGACCCGTTGCTGCCTCGCGTGAAGTACGACGCCATCCCGGCCGAGTACGCGGTGGCGCCGGGGGCGGCCATCGGGATGGACCGGAAGGAACTGGAGCGCCAGGTGGTCCAGGACCTGGTGAGCCGGGATGCGCGCTACCAGCCCAAGGCCGAGGCCTACGGCCAGGTCGTGCTCTCCTTGAAGCAGCAGGCGATCGCTGGGGCTCCCCCTGCCGAGATCGCGGCGTACCTGACCCAGACCCTGTCGGAGCTTTCGTAG